Within Staphylococcus sp. NRL 16/872, the genomic segment TGAAACCTTATTATGAGAAGCAGAGGGACTTGGCCCGAAGAAGCTTCAGCAACCGGCAACTTCAAGTACGGTGCTAAAACCAACGAGACACTACTCGAATGATAAGTATTAAAGCGTAATCGCTTCTTACTTCTTAAACAAAGAGTAGGAAGCGATTTTTTTATTTAAAGGAGGTAATTGCATGACAAATTATACCGTAGATACATTGAACCTAGGACCCTTTACGACAGAATCAGGAGAAACCATTGAAAATTTACAGTTACGTTATGAACATGTGGGCTATTCAGGTCAGCCTTTGGTCGTCATTTGTCATGCGCTTACAGGTAATCATTTAACTTATGGCACGGACGAACATCCTGGATGGTGGCGTGAAATTATTGATGGTGGCTACATGCCTATATATGATTACCAATTTCTTACATTTAACGTTATCGGTAGCCCATTTGGTTCAAGTTCGCCGTTAACGGATCCACATTTTCCAAAGCATTTAACCTTAAGAGATATCGTTAAAGCCATTGAAAAGGGGATACAAGCACTCGGCTTCAATAGAATTAACATCTTAATTGGAGGCAGTCTAGGTGGCATGCAAGCGATGGAATTACTTTATAACAATCAATTCCAAATAGACAAAGCGGTCATCTTAGCTGCTACAGACAAAACCTCGTCATATAGTCGTGCATTTAATGAAATCGCACGTGAAGCGATTCAATTAGGAGGTAAAGAAGGATTAAATATTGCACGTCAACTAGGTTTCCTTACTTATCGCTCTTCTAAAAGCTATGATGAACGCTTTACACCAGATGAAGTCGTCAGCTATCAACGTTATCAAGGTGATAAATTTAAAGAAACCTACGATTTGTCATGTTATTTAACCATGTTAAATGTGTTAGATAGTCACAACTTAGATCGAGGTCGTGACGATGTTGATGAAGTGTTACAGTCTTTAGATACAAAAGTATTAACAATGGGCTTTACAGATGATTTACTCTATCCCGATGATCAAGTAAGAGCAGTAGGGGAGCGCTTTAAATATCATCGCCATTTCTTTGTCCCAGATAATGTAGGGCATGATGGCTTCCTATTAAACTTTAATGACTGGGCACCCAATCTCTATCATTTCTTAAAAGTCACAAATTTTAAACGTAAATAAGAAAGCACCACTTCTAATAAGAAGAGAATACGGCTAGTTTAATCCATTTGTTTTAATACACCATAGAGGTTAAAATAGAGGTTATAGTCAAAAAAAGTATAGGAGTGGCGAATGTGTTTTCAAAAGTACATCCTAAAGCAACGATACTAGGGACATTAGCACTTGTCATTGTTGCTTTAGTAACGTATGTATTACCACCTCTTGGTTTAGTATTATGCCTATTCGCTACCATCCCTGGTGTTATTCTGTGGAATAAATCAATACCATCGTTTGGGATTGGAGCTTTAGTAACCGTAATCTTAACCACTTTATTAGGTAATACATTTGTATTAAGTGCCATGATTTTAGTTTTATTATTTAGTTTTGTAATTGGCCAATTATTAAAAGAACGTGCATCTAAAGAACGTATCTTATATATAGCCACAGCTTATTTAAGTATATTTACTTTAGTCGCATTTATGTTATTACAAGTATTTAAAAAAATTCCAAGCGCATCAACATTAATTAAACCGTTTAAGGAAACAATGCATGATGTGGTTGTAATCTCAGGTGTGGAATCTGATTATAAAGCAATTTTTGAAGAAGCCTTCCGACAAATGTCGGTTCAACTTCCAAGTTTTCTAATCGTGCTCATCTTTATTTTTGTTTTAATTAATCTCATTATTACATTTCCAATTCTACGTAAATTTAAAGTAGCAACACCTATTTTCAAACCACTATTTGCTTGGCAAATGAATCGTTCATTATTATGGATATATATGATTGTATTGCTAGGGGTCATGGTGGCAAATGAGCCAAGTATTTTCCAAAGTATCGTGTTAAATTTCGAAGTTGTGTTATCATTATTGATGTATATCCAAGGATTGAGCTTGATTCATTTCTTTGGAAAAGCAAGACGTATGTCAAACGCTGTTTCAATATTGTTAATGGTCGTGGGGACGCTAATAACGCCATTTACGCATATTGTTTCATTACTTGGGGTACTTGATTTAGGAATTAATTTAAAACGAATGATTAAAAAATGACTTTAAAAAGCGAATAGAGGTGGAATAATGAACCGTCAATCCACTAAAAAGGCATTAATCATACCTTACATTTTAATGGTACTTACTGCGATAGCTCTTGTTGTCGTCTGGTTTATTTTCAAACCATTAGTCGCAACAATTGCTGCTGCTGGTTTAGTCGTTGTGATTATTATTAGCATCGTATTAGTAAGACAAGCCTTATTAAAAATGGATAATTATGTGGATAACTTGAGTGGTCATGTGTCGGCAGGAAGTAATAAAGCAATTAAACGCTTGCCGATTGGTTTGGTTGTACTTGATGAGAATGATCATATTGAATGGATTAACCAATACATGTCTGAACACTTAGAAACGAATGTCATCTCAGAACCAGTCAATGAAGTTTTTCCTAATATTTTAAAGCAACTTGAAAAGGTTCAAGAAATTGAAATCGAACATGGACAATATCACTATCATGTACGACATTCTGAAGAAGAGAAATGTTTATACTTCTTTGATATTACGGAACAAGTACATACGAATGAATTGTATGAAGAATCGAAACCAATAATTGCAACACTTTTCCTCGATAACTACGATGAAATTACGCAAAATATGAACGATACGCAACGTTCAGAGATCAACTCCATGGTCACTCGTGTGATCAGTCGTTGGGCTTCTGAATATAATATCTTTTTCAAACGTTATAGTTCAGATCAATTTGTCGCATACCTGAATCAAAAGATTTTAGCTGAAATTGAAGATTCTAACTTTGAAATCCTCAGTCAGTTACGTGAGAAGAGTGTCGGTTACCGTGCCCAATTAACTCTAAGTATTGGGGTGGGGGAAGGCACTGAGAACCTTATCGATCTTGGCGAACTTTCCCAATCAGGTCTTGATTTAGCATTAGGACGTGGTGGGGACCAAGTAGCCATTAAGAATATGAATGGTAACGTACGTTTCTACGGCGGTAAGACTGACCCGATGGAGAAACGTACACGTGTAAGAGCGCGTGTTATCTCTCATGCTTTAAAAGATATCTTAACTGAAGGCGATAAAGTCATCATTATGGGACATAAACGTCCGGACTTAGATGCGATTGGTGCGGCAATTGGTGTCTCTCGTTTCGCATTAATGAATAATTTAGAAGCCTATGTTGTATTAAATGAAGAAGATATCGATCCAACGTTACGTCGTGTGATGGATGAAATCGATAAGAAACCTGAGTTGAAAGAACGTTTCGTAACGTCTGATGAAGCTTGGGACATGATGACATCTAAGACAACGATTGTCGTTGTAGATACGCACAAACCTGAAATGGTTTTAGATGAAAATATTCTAAATAAAGCGAACCGTAAAGTGGTCATTGATCACCATAGACGTGGTGAAAGCTTTATTTCAAATCCATTGTTGGTATATATGGAACCATACGCAAGTTCAACTGCAGAACTTGTTACGGAATTACTTGAATATCAACCAACTGAACAACGTTTAACACGTCTAGAATCAACAGTAATGTATGCAGGTATCATTGTGGATACACGTAACTTTACATTACGTACGGGTTCAAGAACGTTTGATGCGGCAAGCTATTTACGTGCCCATGGTGCAGATACTATCTTGACGCAACACTTCTTAAAAGATGATGTGGATACGTATATTAATCGTTCAGAACTTATCCGAACGGTTGAAGTTCAAGATAATGGAATCGCAATTGCCCATGGTTCTAATGAAAAAATTTATCATCCTGTTACGGTTGCACAAGCTGCGGATGAGTTGTTAAGTTTAGAAGGTATTGAAGCTTCATATGTTGTGGCCAAACGTGAAGATAACTTAATTGGTATCTCTGCTCGTTCACTAGGCTCTATCAACGTTCAATTAACGATGGAAGCACTAGGTGGTGGAGGTCACTTAACCAATGCAGCAACACAACTTAAAGACTTAACAATTGAAGAAGCAATCGAACGTTTACAACAAGCAATTACTGAACAATTGAGTAGGAGTGAAGACGCATGAAAGTAATATTTACACAAGATGTTAAAGGTAAAGGTAAAAAAGGCGAAGTTAAAGACGTACCAGTAGGTTACGCTAATAACTTTTTATTAAAAAACAACTATGCTGTTGAGGCAACTCCGGGTAATTTAAAACAATTAGAACAACAAAATAAACGTGCTGAAGCGGATAGACAACAAGAGATTGATGATGCTAAAGCATTGAAAGCGAAATTAGAAGAGATTGAAGTTGAAGTAAGTGCGAAAACAGGTGAAGGTGGTAAGTTGTTTGGTTCTGTAAGTACTAAGCAAATTGCTGAGGCACTTAAAGCTCAACACGATATCAAGATTGATAAACGTAAAATGGATTTACCTCAAGGTATCCATGCGTTAGGTTATACGAATGTTCCTGTGAAATTAGATAAAGAGGTTGAGGGAACTATCCGTGTTCATACAGTAGAGAAATAATACTTCTTTAAATACTTTCCTAGCGGAAAGAAATTTTGTTGGTTTGGCTTTTAACTTCGCTTAAGTTGAGACGCTTGCCTAGGGTACAGTTTCAGCCAGAATTACCTCACAGATAAATCTGTGGGTAATTCTAAGGTCTTCTAAAGTAGTTCTTTGATTTTAATCATTAGAACTACTTACTTAAGTGAGTAAGCACTTAAGTTCCTTTCCCCAGCTTGCTTTGTTTGTAGACTTTCTATGCGAAAGTCTTTGTGCTGGGGCCCCGCGCTCAACTACGCTTCGTTAGCCAATCACAAAATTTCTCTTTTTCTAAAAAAGAATTTACTACTTTAATATTAGTTAAATTATAGTCTATAGAAATAGAGTTATTATCTGACATACTTATTTATATATTTTATTAAGAGTTCTAATTAGAAACTTTTATCTTATTCAGTTAGCTTCGCTTTCCGTGGATACAGTCTCAGCCAGAATTATCTCACAGATGAATCTGTGGATAATTCTAAGGTCTTCGACTTGTATTGTTTCCACAGGAGTCTCGCTACTTCATTCGATAAGTTTCTAAAAGAATTTCTAACATTCTTATATAAAGTAAGTGATTTTAGTACTCAAATTAATTAAATTTAGGCATATTAAGTTAATCTTGCCTTATGAATTAATTTTTTATGGATTTAGATGAATAACGAATGATGTTGCGCGACTCTTGGCGGAAAAGAAAGAGCCTCAAGACTACAGGCTTGAGCCTTTCACGCAAGAAAGCGTCGCAACAAAATGAGTGAAAGTCATCTAAAGCCTATAACTTAAGGTTGAACATGAAAAATAGAATTCAAAGTAAGAATTAAAATTTAATTGAACAATGTTGCACTGTGTTTGGGAAATTTAAGATGGATTGATTTAGAGGTGTGATGATTGATGGATAATATGTATGATCAAAAACAAATGCCCCATAATAATGAAGCTGAACAATCTGTCTTAGGTGCAATTATTTTAGATCCACAATTAATTGGAACGACTCAGGAGGCCCTACTTCCTGAGTCATTTTATCGAGGCGCCCACCAACATATCTTCAGAGCAATGATGAACTTGAATGAAGATAGTAGCGAAATTGATGTTGTTACGTTAATGGACCAATTAACGAAAGAAGGTACATTAAGTGAAGCTGGTGGTCCTCAATATTTAGCGGAACTCTCTAATAATGTACCGACGACACGAAACATTCAGTATTATACAAATATCGTTGCTAATCTGGCATTAAAACGTAGATTAATACAAACTGCAGATAGTATCGCTAATGATGGTTATAATAACGAACTTGAATTAGATGCAGTTTTAAGTGACGCAGAGCGACGTATACTTGAGTTATCAGCTAATCGTCAAAGTGATGGTTTCAAGGACATTCGAGATGTTCTAGGACAAGTATATGAAACGGCAGAAGAACTTGACCAAAATAGTGGACAAACGCCTGGTATTCCTACAGGATATCGCGATTTAGACCAAATGACGGCAGGATTTAACCGTAATGATTTAATTATTTTAGCGGCACGTCCGTCGGTAGGTAAGACTGCCTTCGCTCTTAATATTGCACAAAAAGTAGCAACACATGAAGATAATTATACTGTAGGTATCTTCTCACTTGAGATGGGCGCAGATCAATTAGCTACACGTATGATTTGTAGTTCTGGAAATGTAGATTCAAACCGTTTAAGAACTGGGATGATGACGGAAGAAGACTGGAATCGTTTTACTATTGCGGTTGGTAAGTTATCTCGTACGAAGATATTTATTGATGATACGCCAGGTATTCGAATTACAGATTTGCGTTCTAAATGTCGTCGTTTGAAACAAGAACATGGTTTAGATATGATTGTGATTGACTATTTACAATTGATTCAAGGTAGTGGGTCACGTTTTTCAGATAATCGTCAACAAGAGGTTTCGGAAATTTCACGTACATTAAAAGCAATTGCTCGTGAATTGGAATGTCCGGTTATTGCCTTAAGTCAGTTATCTCGTGGTGTAGAACAACGTCAAGATAAACGCCCAATGATGAGTGATATTCGTGAATCTGGATCTATCGAGCAAGATGCGGATATTGTAGCGTTCTTATACCGTGACGATTATTATAATCGTGGTGAAGACGAGGATGACGATGATAGTACAAATTTTGAACCGCAATCTAATGATGATAACGGTGAAATTGAAATCATCATTGCTAAGCAACGTAACGGCCCGACTGGAACGGTTAAGCTACACTTTATGAAACAATATAATAAATTTACAGATATTGATTATGCTCATGCTGAAATGACATAATAAATTTAAAATAATTTTTGACGTACATTATTTATTGATTGTATAATAATGTACGGTTTTTATTTTAATTTAAGCTAATCTCAATTTTTGAAGTATGTGTCTTTCATTTTAAAAAATGTACTTTGAAATATTGGTATTAAAGGGATTTTGACAGTTTGTTGATTGAATTCATTTTCAAGAGAAGAAGCGATAAGGATAAAATTTAATGTTCGATTTTTATTTGCATTATGAGGTTCGTATTGATAGAATACTTAATGGTTAATTGAGAAAACTTTGGAGGTGCTCACATGTCATCAATCGTAGTAGTTGGGACACAATGGGGAGACGAAGGTAAAGGTAAAATTACAGATTTCTTAGCGGAACAAGCAGATGTTATTGCACGTTTTTCAGGTGGTAATAACGCTGGTCACACAATTCAATTTGATGGGGAAACTTACAAATTGCATTTAGTGCCATCAGGTATTTTTTATAAAGATAAATTAGCAGTGATTGGTAATGGTGTAGTTGTTGATCCAGTTGCATTATTAAAAGAATTAGACGGTTTAAATGAACGTGGTGTATCTACATCAAACTTACGTATTTCAAACCGTGCGCAAGTGATTCTTCCTTATCACTTAGCACAAGATGAATACGAAGAACGTCGTCGTGGCGATAATAAAATTGGTACAACTAAAAAAGGTATTGGTCCAGCTTATGTAGATAAAGCGCAACGTATCGGTATTCGTATGGCTGATTTATTAGAAAAAGAAACATTTGAAAGACGTTTAAAAGAAAATATTGAAATTAAAGATGCTTATTTCAAAGGTATGTTTAATGAATCATGTCCACGTTTCGATGAAATCTTTGATGAATATTATGCTGCAGGTCAACGTTTAAAAGAGTTTGTTACTGATACAGCTAAAATCTTAGACGATGCGTTTGTAGCTGAAGAAAAAGTATTATTTGAAGGTGCACAAGGTGTCATGTTAGATATCGACCATGGTACATATCCTTTCGTAACTTCAAGTAACCCTGTTGCAGGTAACGTAACAGTTGGTACTGGCGTAGGCCCAACTTTCGTATCTAAAGTGATTGGTGTATGTAAAGCTTATACATCTCGCGTAGGTGATGGTCCATTCCCTACTGAATTATTTGATGAAGATGGTCACCACATCAGAGAGGTTGGTCGTGAATACGGTACAACTACAGGACGTCCACGTCGTGTAGGTTGGTTCGATTCAGTAGTATTACGTCACTCTCGTCGTGTAAGTGGTATTACAGACTTATCTATTAACTCTATCGATGTACTTACAGGTTTAGATACTGTGAAGATTTGTACTGCATACGAATTAGATGGAGAAGAAATTACAGAATATCCTGCGAACCTTGATCAATTACGTCGTTGTAAACCAATCTTTGAAGAGTTACCAGGATGGGAAGAAGATATTACAGGTTGCCGTACTTTAGAAGAGTTACCTGAAAATGCACGTAAATATTTAGAACGTATTTCTGAATTATGTGGCGTACGCATTTCAATCTTCTCAGTAGGTCCAGATCGCGACCAAACTAACTTATTAGAACAATTATGGTAAAAAAGGTGTGAAGAAAAGCGTTTAGAACTTGAGCAGAACCGAAAAGCGAGCAAAACTGTTCCTCAAGTTTTGACGAGTCTTTGAGAGTATCTGCCGAGAAACCTGCTTATCGAAGACCGTCTATCATATTGTGAATGTAAAAATGGAATTATTGTTAAAAATAATTTTTGTTTAATAAGCAGACATTGATTTTTCAATGTCTGTTTTTTCTTTTAGTTGAGGTGTAAAAGGGTTAAAAATGAATTATTTGTAAACTTAGAAGCATTGATATAACAGGGTTTTACGGCAATATTTAAGTTTTCTAAAAAAATATTAAAATTATGTAAAAAATGTCTTGTCTTTAAAATAAAGGCTGTGCTATAATCTATCTTGTGCT encodes:
- a CDS encoding alpha/beta fold hydrolase family protein, with the translated sequence MTNYTVDTLNLGPFTTESGETIENLQLRYEHVGYSGQPLVVICHALTGNHLTYGTDEHPGWWREIIDGGYMPIYDYQFLTFNVIGSPFGSSSPLTDPHFPKHLTLRDIVKAIEKGIQALGFNRINILIGGSLGGMQAMELLYNNQFQIDKAVILAATDKTSSYSRAFNEIAREAIQLGGKEGLNIARQLGFLTYRSSKSYDERFTPDEVVSYQRYQGDKFKETYDLSCYLTMLNVLDSHNLDRGRDDVDEVLQSLDTKVLTMGFTDDLLYPDDQVRAVGERFKYHRHFFVPDNVGHDGFLLNFNDWAPNLYHFLKVTNFKRK
- a CDS encoding DUF2232 domain-containing protein produces the protein MGVANVFSKVHPKATILGTLALVIVALVTYVLPPLGLVLCLFATIPGVILWNKSIPSFGIGALVTVILTTLLGNTFVLSAMILVLLFSFVIGQLLKERASKERILYIATAYLSIFTLVAFMLLQVFKKIPSASTLIKPFKETMHDVVVISGVESDYKAIFEEAFRQMSVQLPSFLIVLIFIFVLINLIITFPILRKFKVATPIFKPLFAWQMNRSLLWIYMIVLLGVMVANEPSIFQSIVLNFEVVLSLLMYIQGLSLIHFFGKARRMSNAVSILLMVVGTLITPFTHIVSLLGVLDLGINLKRMIKK
- the dnaB gene encoding replicative DNA helicase — encoded protein: MDNMYDQKQMPHNNEAEQSVLGAIILDPQLIGTTQEALLPESFYRGAHQHIFRAMMNLNEDSSEIDVVTLMDQLTKEGTLSEAGGPQYLAELSNNVPTTRNIQYYTNIVANLALKRRLIQTADSIANDGYNNELELDAVLSDAERRILELSANRQSDGFKDIRDVLGQVYETAEELDQNSGQTPGIPTGYRDLDQMTAGFNRNDLIILAARPSVGKTAFALNIAQKVATHEDNYTVGIFSLEMGADQLATRMICSSGNVDSNRLRTGMMTEEDWNRFTIAVGKLSRTKIFIDDTPGIRITDLRSKCRRLKQEHGLDMIVIDYLQLIQGSGSRFSDNRQQEVSEISRTLKAIARELECPVIALSQLSRGVEQRQDKRPMMSDIRESGSIEQDADIVAFLYRDDYYNRGEDEDDDDSTNFEPQSNDDNGEIEIIIAKQRNGPTGTVKLHFMKQYNKFTDIDYAHAEMT
- a CDS encoding DHH family phosphoesterase, which encodes MNRQSTKKALIIPYILMVLTAIALVVVWFIFKPLVATIAAAGLVVVIIISIVLVRQALLKMDNYVDNLSGHVSAGSNKAIKRLPIGLVVLDENDHIEWINQYMSEHLETNVISEPVNEVFPNILKQLEKVQEIEIEHGQYHYHVRHSEEEKCLYFFDITEQVHTNELYEESKPIIATLFLDNYDEITQNMNDTQRSEINSMVTRVISRWASEYNIFFKRYSSDQFVAYLNQKILAEIEDSNFEILSQLREKSVGYRAQLTLSIGVGEGTENLIDLGELSQSGLDLALGRGGDQVAIKNMNGNVRFYGGKTDPMEKRTRVRARVISHALKDILTEGDKVIIMGHKRPDLDAIGAAIGVSRFALMNNLEAYVVLNEEDIDPTLRRVMDEIDKKPELKERFVTSDEAWDMMTSKTTIVVVDTHKPEMVLDENILNKANRKVVIDHHRRGESFISNPLLVYMEPYASSTAELVTELLEYQPTEQRLTRLESTVMYAGIIVDTRNFTLRTGSRTFDAASYLRAHGADTILTQHFLKDDVDTYINRSELIRTVEVQDNGIAIAHGSNEKIYHPVTVAQAADELLSLEGIEASYVVAKREDNLIGISARSLGSINVQLTMEALGGGGHLTNAATQLKDLTIEEAIERLQQAITEQLSRSEDA
- the rplI gene encoding 50S ribosomal protein L9, with translation MKVIFTQDVKGKGKKGEVKDVPVGYANNFLLKNNYAVEATPGNLKQLEQQNKRAEADRQQEIDDAKALKAKLEEIEVEVSAKTGEGGKLFGSVSTKQIAEALKAQHDIKIDKRKMDLPQGIHALGYTNVPVKLDKEVEGTIRVHTVEK
- a CDS encoding adenylosuccinate synthase, coding for MSSIVVVGTQWGDEGKGKITDFLAEQADVIARFSGGNNAGHTIQFDGETYKLHLVPSGIFYKDKLAVIGNGVVVDPVALLKELDGLNERGVSTSNLRISNRAQVILPYHLAQDEYEERRRGDNKIGTTKKGIGPAYVDKAQRIGIRMADLLEKETFERRLKENIEIKDAYFKGMFNESCPRFDEIFDEYYAAGQRLKEFVTDTAKILDDAFVAEEKVLFEGAQGVMLDIDHGTYPFVTSSNPVAGNVTVGTGVGPTFVSKVIGVCKAYTSRVGDGPFPTELFDEDGHHIREVGREYGTTTGRPRRVGWFDSVVLRHSRRVSGITDLSINSIDVLTGLDTVKICTAYELDGEEITEYPANLDQLRRCKPIFEELPGWEEDITGCRTLEELPENARKYLERISELCGVRISIFSVGPDRDQTNLLEQLW